The Equus przewalskii isolate Varuska chromosome 8, EquPr2, whole genome shotgun sequence genome has a window encoding:
- the PLEKHF2 gene encoding pleckstrin homology domain-containing family F member 2 isoform X1, producing MLGSLRNGALSGRSPRAGPARGRRERAAPAAGRRRRQARGPEGYQQTMVDRLANSEANTRRINIVEHCFGAAGQPLTIPGRVLIGEGVLTKLCRKKPKARQFFLFNDILVYGNIVIQKKKYNKQHIIPLENVTIDSIKDEGDLRNGWLIKTPTKSFAVYAATATEKSEWMNHINKCVTDLLSKSGKTPSNEHAAVWVPDSEATVCMRCQKAKFTPVNRRHHCRKCGFVVCGPCSEKRFLLPSQSSKPVRICDFCYDLLSTGDMAACQPPRSDTYSQSLKSPLNDVSDDDDDDDSSD from the exons ATGTTGGGGTCTTTGAGAAACGGGGCGCTCTCGGGCCGCTCCCCTCGCGCTGGGCCGGCCCGCGGACGCCGGGAGCGAGCCGCGCCCGCCGCAGGACGCCGCCGCCGGCAGGCTCGGGGCCCCGAGG gctatcAGCAAACGATGGTGGATCGCTTGGCAAACAGTGAAGCAAATACCAGACGTATAAATATAGTAGAACACTGTTTTGGAGCAGCTGGTCAACCTTTAACTATACCTGGACGGGTTCTTATTGGAGAAGGAGTATTGACTAAGTTATGCAGAAAAAAGCCCAAAGCAAGgcagtttttcttatttaatgatATTCTTGTATATGGCAATATTGTcatccagaagaaaaaatataacaaacaacATATTATTCCCCTGGAAAATGTCACTATTGATTCCATCAAAGATGAGGGAGACTTGAGGAATGGATGGCTTATCAAGACGCCAACTAAATCATTTGCAGTTTATGCTGCCACTGCCACTGAGAAATCAGAATGGATGAATCACATAAATAAATGTGTTACTGATTTACTCTCCAAAAGTGGGAAGACACCCAGTAATGAACATGCTGCTGTCTGGGTTCCTGACTCTGAGGCAACTGTATGTATGCGTTGTCAGAAAGCAAAATTCACACCTGTTAATCGTCGTCACCATTGCCGCAAATGTGGTTTTGTTGTCTGTGGGCCCTGCTCTGAAAAGAGATTTCTTCTTCCCAGCCAGTCCTCTAAGCCTGTGCGGATTTGTGACTTCTGCTATGACCTGCTTTCTACTGGGGACATGGCCGCATGCCAGCCTCCTAGATCAGACACTTACAGTCAATCATTGAAGTCTCCTTTAAATGATGtatctgatgatgatgatgacgatgatagCAGTGACTAA
- the PLEKHF2 gene encoding pleckstrin homology domain-containing family F member 2 isoform X2 — protein sequence MVDRLANSEANTRRINIVEHCFGAAGQPLTIPGRVLIGEGVLTKLCRKKPKARQFFLFNDILVYGNIVIQKKKYNKQHIIPLENVTIDSIKDEGDLRNGWLIKTPTKSFAVYAATATEKSEWMNHINKCVTDLLSKSGKTPSNEHAAVWVPDSEATVCMRCQKAKFTPVNRRHHCRKCGFVVCGPCSEKRFLLPSQSSKPVRICDFCYDLLSTGDMAACQPPRSDTYSQSLKSPLNDVSDDDDDDDSSD from the coding sequence ATGGTGGATCGCTTGGCAAACAGTGAAGCAAATACCAGACGTATAAATATAGTAGAACACTGTTTTGGAGCAGCTGGTCAACCTTTAACTATACCTGGACGGGTTCTTATTGGAGAAGGAGTATTGACTAAGTTATGCAGAAAAAAGCCCAAAGCAAGgcagtttttcttatttaatgatATTCTTGTATATGGCAATATTGTcatccagaagaaaaaatataacaaacaacATATTATTCCCCTGGAAAATGTCACTATTGATTCCATCAAAGATGAGGGAGACTTGAGGAATGGATGGCTTATCAAGACGCCAACTAAATCATTTGCAGTTTATGCTGCCACTGCCACTGAGAAATCAGAATGGATGAATCACATAAATAAATGTGTTACTGATTTACTCTCCAAAAGTGGGAAGACACCCAGTAATGAACATGCTGCTGTCTGGGTTCCTGACTCTGAGGCAACTGTATGTATGCGTTGTCAGAAAGCAAAATTCACACCTGTTAATCGTCGTCACCATTGCCGCAAATGTGGTTTTGTTGTCTGTGGGCCCTGCTCTGAAAAGAGATTTCTTCTTCCCAGCCAGTCCTCTAAGCCTGTGCGGATTTGTGACTTCTGCTATGACCTGCTTTCTACTGGGGACATGGCCGCATGCCAGCCTCCTAGATCAGACACTTACAGTCAATCATTGAAGTCTCCTTTAAATGATGtatctgatgatgatgatgacgatgatagCAGTGACTAA